CCTGGATTACATTTTAAAGGAAGGTATCATGCAGGAAGAAAAAGGGGCACATATTTTAGATGTGAATGTAGGGCTTCCGGATATCGATGAAAAACAGATGATGATAGAAGCAATAACGAGCTTGCAAGGAGTGACAAGTCTTCCACTCCAGATCGATACAGTAGATATCAATGCCATGGAAGCAGCACTTCGTATTTATAATGGAAAGCCTATGGTCAATTCCGTCAGTGGAAAAAAAGAATCGATGGATGCAGTATTTCCTTTGATTCAAAAATATGGTGGTGTAGTTGTCGGACTGACATTGGATGAAAATGGAATACCTGCGACAGCAGATGGTCGAGTAGAGATTGCAAAAAAAATAATAGCGGAAGCAGCTAAGTATGGGATTGATAAAAAAGACATCGTAATTGATGTGTTGGCAATGACAATTAGTTCAGAGCCGCAAGGGGCAATTATCACATTAGATGCATTGCATCGCGTAAGACATGAGCTCGGAGTTCATACAATTCTTGGGGTTTCAAATATTTCATTCGGGTTGCCAATGCGCCCGATTGTGAATTCGCATTTTTATACAATGGCGATGTATAATGGGCTAAGTTGTGGAATTGTAAATCCGGCATCGGAAGAAATGATGAAGTCATTTGATGCATATCATGCATTGATGAATTACGATATAAATTGTGAACGATATATCGGAAAATATTCAGGTCAGACTACAACCGTATCAACAACACAGACAGGTTCAATGACATTACAGATGGCAATTGAAAAAGGTGTGAAAGATGAAGCACGACAGATCACACTTGAACAGGTAAAAACAGAGCAGCCATTGGATATCATCAATACACAACTGATTCCGGCACTGGATCATGTTGGAAAAGGCTTTGAGAAAGGAACTGTTTTTTTGCCACAATTATTGATGAGTGCAGAGGCAGCTAAAACAGCGTTTGCAGTGCTGAAAGAGCAGATGAGCGGCAATGAAGATGCTGAAGAGAAAAAAGAAAAAGTTGTTCTGGCAACCGTAAAAGGGGATATACATGACATTGGTAAGAATATTGTAAAAGTTTTATTGGAAAACTATAGTTTTGATGTTATTGATCTTGGTAAAGATGTTCCGCCAGAAACAATTCTTGAAGCTGTTCAGGAGCAAGATGTAAAGCTGGTAGGTCTTAGTGCATTAATGACAACAACTGTAGTGAGTATGGAGGAGACAATTAAGTTATTACGAAAAGAGGCTCCAGATTGCAAAGTGATGGTTGGCGGTGCGGTTTTAAATCAAGATTATGCGGATATGATCGGTGCAGATTTTTATGGAAAAGATGCAATGCAGTCGGTGTATTATGCACAAAAATTATTACAGAATAAATAAAAGGAGGAATATACAATTATGATGAGAGGATTACAGACTACAGTAAGAATGATCAGAAGAAGAGTATTTACAGAAGTTGCAAAATTAGGTTTCAAAGCAAATGCAGAGACATTAATTGATGATATGGAAGCAATTCCATATGAAATTGTTACCGAGGATCAGGATTACCGAGATAGCCGTTATCGAGCAAGAGCTGTTGTGCGTGAAAGATTGCGTTTGGCAATGGGGTTATCTCTTCGTCCAGAGAATAAACCTGTGCATCTTACACAGGGAGTAGAAGCAAGTAATATTTCGGAAAAATATTATGAGCCACCATTGATGCAGGTAATTCCTTCAGCATGTGAAGCATGTGAGGAAAGAGGATATGAAGTATCTAATATGTGCAAAGGTTGTCTTGCACATCCATGTCAGGAAGTCTGTCCAAAGGGTGCAATTTCCATGGTGGATGGAAAATCATATATAGACCAGACAAAGTGCATTAAGTGTGGAAAATGCAAGTCTGCCTGTCCATATGACGCAATTGCAAAAAAAGAACGTCCATGTAAAAATGCATGTGGAGTTGGAGCAATTGTATCGGATAAAATGGGAAGAGCTTATATTGATCCTGACAAGTGTGTATCATGCGGTATGTGTATGGTAAGTTGTCCATTTGGAGCAATTTCTGATAAATCGCAGATATTCCAGCTTGCACGTGCTTTAAGTGAAGGGGAAGAAATTGTTGCAGAAATCGCACCGGCATTTGTAGGTCAGTTTGGAGAAAATATTACTGCAAGAAATATTAAAGCTGCATTGCAGGAAATGGGATTTTCAGAAGCGTATGAAGTCGCACTTGGAGCAGATATCGGGGCAGTGGCAGAGGCACATCACTATGTAAATAAAGTTGTATCAGGAGAACTCCCGTTTCTTCTTACATCATGTTGTCCATCCTGGGCAATGCTTGCAAAAAAACAGTTTCCAGATTTGATCGATCAGATTTCACAGGAGCTGACACCTATGGTTGCAACGGCAAGAACAATTAAGCAGGAGCATCCAAATGCAAAGGTTGTGTTTATCGGACCATGCGCAGCAAAGAAACTGGAGGCTTCCAGAAGGACAGTAAGAAGTGATGTAGATTTTGTTGTGACATTTGAAGAGTTGCAGGCTATGTTTGATGCAAAAGGAATTGATTTGACAAAATATGAAGCAGAATCTTCTTTCCATGATGCAACCGGTGCAGGACGTGGATATGCATGTGCAGGCGGCGTTGCAGCAGCAATTGAAGAATGTATTAAAGAGTATTATCCAGGTGTAGACGTAAACATCGAACATGCAGAGGGTCTTGCAGAATGTAGAAAAACACTGCTTCTTGCAAAAGCCGGCAAGATGAATGGCTGCCTGATTGAAGGAATGGGATGCCCGGGAGGATGCGTTGCAGGAGCAGGAACTAACATTCCAATTCCACAGGCTAAGAAAGATGTTGCAACTTATGTGAAGAACTCAACAAAATCAATTCCACCAAAGGAATTAGAGAATATTGAATTAAAATAGTCTGATAGTTTAGAAATAAAAAGCAGGCATAGAATGACACGAAAAAGCAGTTCTATGTCTGCTTTACATTTGAAAAATGCTATGTTATTATATGAAATAGTATGTTTTTAATTTACAGGAGGAGAAGGCAATGCAGCCATATGGAGTAAACCAATTAAGAAAAATGTTTTTAGAGTTCTTTGAGAGCAAAGGACATCTTGCGATGAAGAGCTTTTCGCTGGTGCCTCATAACGATAAAAGTTTGTTACTGATCAATTCAGGAATGGCACCATTAAAACCATATTTTACAGGACAGGAGATTCCACCTAGAACACGTGTGACAACATGTCAGAAGTGTATTCGTACAGGCGATATTGAGAATGTAGGTAAGACAGCACGTCACGGTACATTTTTTGAGATGCTTGGAAACTTTTCGTTTGGAGATTATTTCAAAGAAGAAGCAATCGAATGGTCATGGGAGTTCTTGACAGAAGTAGTCGGACTGGATCCGGAAAGATTATATCCATCTATTTATGAGAATGATGACGAGGCTTTTGAAATCTGGAATAAAAAGATGGGAATCCCGGCAGAGAGAATTTTCAGATTTGGTAAAGAAGATAACTTCTGGGAGCATGGTTCAGGTCCTTGCGGTCCATGCTCAGAGATTTATTATGATCGTGGAGAAAAATACGGATGTGGTAAACCAGGATGTACAGTAGGTTGTGAATGCGACCGTTACATGGAAATCTGGAACAATGTATTTACACAGTTTGATAACGATGGCAATGGAAATTATTCTGAATTAGA
This Ruminococcus hominis DNA region includes the following protein-coding sequences:
- a CDS encoding homocysteine S-methyltransferase family protein, which translates into the protein MILEQLGKRLLFFDGGMGTLLQEKGLKPGELPETWNLNHPEDIIGIHQEYIEAGSDIVLTNTFGANALKFKDDTYPLKKIVEAAVQNVKTAQERAGKKVYTALDVGPTGKLLKPMGDLDFEDAYNAFKEVMIYGEQAGVDLIHIETMSDTYEIKAAVLAAKENTKLPVFVTAIFDERKKLLTGADIPVFVSMLEGLRVDALGINCGLGPKQMFPMLEELQKYSSLPIVVKPNAGLPKQRGNETYYDVEPEEFAQTMEKIVDMGAAIIGGCCGTTPDHIRAMITMCKDKQIKPVIKKTETIVSSYGKSVIFGNGSKIIGERINPTGKKKFKQALKDHDLDYILKEGIMQEEKGAHILDVNVGLPDIDEKQMMIEAITSLQGVTSLPLQIDTVDINAMEAALRIYNGKPMVNSVSGKKESMDAVFPLIQKYGGVVVGLTLDENGIPATADGRVEIAKKIIAEAAKYGIDKKDIVIDVLAMTISSEPQGAIITLDALHRVRHELGVHTILGVSNISFGLPMRPIVNSHFYTMAMYNGLSCGIVNPASEEMMKSFDAYHALMNYDINCERYIGKYSGQTTTVSTTQTGSMTLQMAIEKGVKDEARQITLEQVKTEQPLDIINTQLIPALDHVGKGFEKGTVFLPQLLMSAEAAKTAFAVLKEQMSGNEDAEEKKEKVVLATVKGDIHDIGKNIVKVLLENYSFDVIDLGKDVPPETILEAVQEQDVKLVGLSALMTTTVVSMEETIKLLRKEAPDCKVMVGGAVLNQDYADMIGADFYGKDAMQSVYYAQKLLQNK
- a CDS encoding 4Fe-4S dicluster domain-containing protein, encoding MMRGLQTTVRMIRRRVFTEVAKLGFKANAETLIDDMEAIPYEIVTEDQDYRDSRYRARAVVRERLRLAMGLSLRPENKPVHLTQGVEASNISEKYYEPPLMQVIPSACEACEERGYEVSNMCKGCLAHPCQEVCPKGAISMVDGKSYIDQTKCIKCGKCKSACPYDAIAKKERPCKNACGVGAIVSDKMGRAYIDPDKCVSCGMCMVSCPFGAISDKSQIFQLARALSEGEEIVAEIAPAFVGQFGENITARNIKAALQEMGFSEAYEVALGADIGAVAEAHHYVNKVVSGELPFLLTSCCPSWAMLAKKQFPDLIDQISQELTPMVATARTIKQEHPNAKVVFIGPCAAKKLEASRRTVRSDVDFVVTFEELQAMFDAKGIDLTKYEAESSFHDATGAGRGYACAGGVAAAIEECIKEYYPGVDVNIEHAEGLAECRKTLLLAKAGKMNGCLIEGMGCPGGCVAGAGTNIPIPQAKKDVATYVKNSTKSIPPKELENIELK